The Desulfuromonadales bacterium genomic interval TGGGCTTCGGCGATATCACCTTCCATTCCGACCCCGGCTACATCTTCGCCGGCATCGTCACTCTCTCGGGGGTGTTGTTCCTGCTGATCCTCCTCCCCTTCGGCATGGTCAGCCTGTTCCTGGCTCCCTGGATCGAAAACCGGCTGCGCTACCGGCCGGCCAAGGGCGTTCCCGAAGGGACCAGCGGCCACGTGGTGATCTGCGGTCACGATCCGGTCACCCGCGCCCTGATCCGCAAACTGCAGGCCCACGGCATCCCTTTCGTCATCGCCACCGCCCACTACGAGGAAGCGCTGCGACTGGAGGAGGAGGAAGGGATGCAGGTGGTCTTCGGCGACCCCTCCGAGGCCGAGGTGCTGCAGAAGCTGCGAGTAGAGACGGCACGCTGCGTCATCGCCAACCTGGGCGACACGGAAAACACCAACATCATCCTGACGGTCCGCTCTCTCTGCCGTACGCAAATCGTCACCCTGGTCGACGAGCCCGAGCATGCCCAATTCCTTCGAATGGCAGGGGCGAATCAGGTCATTCCCCTGAAGAAGATCCTCGGCCGCTACCTCGCCACCCGCGCCACCACCCAGGGGGCGCTCGCCCATGTCCTCGATTCCTTCGGCAAGCTGGTGATCGCCGAATTGCCGGTCCACGGCACTCCGTTCGTCGGCATGCGCCTGGCCGAGGCCCGCATCCGGGAGCAGACCGGACTGGCGGTGGTCGGCGTTTGGGGGCGGGGGAGCTTCGCCATCCCGAACCGGGACACCGTTCTTGCCGACGGGACGGTGATGGTCGTGGTCGGGACCCGGGATCATCTGGAGGCACTGGAGAGGTTGACCGGCGAGAAGGCCGAGGAGGACCTGGTGCTGATCCTCGGCCACGGCCGAATCGGCTGCTCGGCAGCAGCCTTCCTTGACAGCCGGCCGGTCCCCTTCATCCTCATCGATCGAACGGCCAATCCGGACTGCACTGAGCACATCGCCGTCCTCGGCGACGCCACCAGCCGCACCATCCTCAAGGAGGCGGCCATCGACCAGGCCAAGGGGCTGATCGTCACCACCAACGACGACGGGGCGAACATCTTCTTGACCCTCGCCTGCCGCCACCTCAACCCGCACATTCGCATCGTCGCCCGCGCCAACCGGGAGGCGAACGTCGACGAGCTCTATGCCGCCGGCGCCGACTTCGTCGTTTCGAACGCCTCGGTCGGGGCGAACATCCTGATGAACATTCTGGAGAACAAGGAGTCGATCTTCCTCTCCGAGGGGATGCAGGTCTTCCGTTACACCGTCCCGGCTTCGCTGGATGGTAAAACCATTGCAACGGCCCGCATCCGCTCCCTCACCGGCAGTACCGTCATCGCCCTGGAGCGGGGCGGACAGGAAGAGCCGACAATTCTCCCTGCTCCGGACGCCGTCCTGAGCCAGGGCATGACTCTGATTCTCATCGGCAGTCCGGAACAGGAAGCCCGCTGCCGGGAGACACTGCACTAGGTGCCTGTTACAGGGATGGGAATTGACCGACTGGAGGCCAGGGCGACTCGCTCATGGCGCACTCGTCGACGAGAGCGGCCAGGAGTGATTCGGCATCTTCGCGGCAACTGGCAGGGTAGGCGACTTCCACCAGCGCCGCGCGGGGATCGAGGGTGCGCAGGAAGACCAGACCATCGTACCCTTCGAGGATGAAGCGAAGGTAGGCGATGTTGGCCCGATCGAGGCGGAAGCAACGCTTGACGAGAGAATCGTTCATGACACTCCGGCGATGGCGTCGGCACTGTCGATCGCGGCAAGAGGGAACGCAACGGCCGGTTCCAGCAGGCGGAAGCTGTTCGCGCTTTTCGCTTGACGCCTCAGCCCGCAGTCGTTATTTTTACTAAACATTTTTTAGCGTAAATGAAAATGATAATTGCCGTCCCCAGAGAAATCAAAACACGGGAATATCGCATCGGGATGACCCCGGCCGGGGCGCGCACCCTCGTCGAGGACGGCCACCGCGTCCTGGTCGAAACCGGCGCCGGCCTCGGCAGCGGCATCGACGACGCGGCGTACTTGACGGCCGGCGCCGAAATGGTCGGCTCGGCAGCCGAAGTCTATGGCAGAGGCGAACTGGTCGTCAAGGTCAAGGAGCCGCTGCCCGACGAATTCGCCCTGCTGCGGCCCGGACAGATCCTCTTCACCTATCTGCACCTCGCCCCGGCCCGGGAACTGACCCGCGCCCTTCTGCAGCGGCAGGTCACCGGCATCGCCTACGAAACGGTGGAACGGGCCGACGGCACCCTCCCCCTGCTCAACCCGATGAGCGAAATCGCCGGACGGATGGCGGTGCAGGTCGGCGCCCACTACCTGCAGAAGGAGAACGGCGGCAAGGGGGTTCTGCTGGCGGGAGCCCCGGGGGTGCGGCCCGGCCGGGTGGTGATCCTCGGGGCGGGAACCGTCGGCAGCAATGCCGTGCGCATTGCCGTCGGCATGGGGGCGGATGTCACGGTACTCGACATCGACCCGGGCCGGCTGACCTTTCTCGACGACCATTACGGCAACCGCGTCCACACGGTCATGTCGAACTCGCAGAACATCGAGGATGAGGCGCGGGACGCCGACCTGCTGATCGGTGCCGTGCTGGTGGCCGGAGCGCGGGCGCCGCTGCTGGTGAGCCGGGAGACGGTGGCCGCCATGACTGCGGGCAGCGTCATCGTCGACGTCGCCGTCGACCAGGGGGGGTGCGTGGCGACGACCCGGCCGACGACCCACGACGACCCGGTCTACGTGGTGGACGGCGTCACCCATTACGGCGTCGCCAACATGCCGGGAGCGGTGAGCCGGACCAGCACCTTCGCCCTGACCAACAGCACCCTCCCCTACGTGCGCAAAATCGCCGGCCTGGGTCTGGAAAAAGCGACGGCGGCCGACGAAGCGCTGCGCCGCGGGGTCAGCACCCACGCCGGCCGGCTGACCAGCGAGCCGGTGGCCAAGGCCCTCGGCATCCCATGGGAGCCGTATCCCCATGAGCCGGAACCTCCAGGGTAAACCAAAGTTTTTTCGCGAATATCTCTTTTGCAGCCATCAAGCCTCCTCCAGAGCCGGCTGATTCCCCGACAAGGAGATATTACCTGCGCGACCCCCGGGCTTCCCCCCCGGGGTTTTTTTTGCGTTTTCAGAACAGGACAGGCTGTCGGTCATCTCAATCCAGAAGGTCGAGCCGCCCCCGGGGGTCTCCTCCACCCAGGCCCGCCCATCATAAAGGCGGCCAATTTTCTGCACCGTTGCCAGACCGACCCCCGTCCCCGAAACATCCCTGCCGGTGGAACCCCGGTAAAAGACATCGAAAATACTCCGGCGCTCCTCTTCGGGAATTCCCGGCCCCCGGTCGCGCACGAAGAACCGTACCTTTTCCCCTTCCCGCTCGCCCCCCACCCCGATGGGGCCACCGTCCCTGCCGGCATAATGGATGGCATTGCCGATCAGGTTGGAAAATACCTGCGTCAACAAGGTTCTCGGCACCCTGGCCGGAGGCAGCGCTTCCCGGGTGACGACAAGTCCGGCGCAGGCAAGCTTGCTCCCCAACTCCCGGAGAACCTCCTGCACCACCGCATCGACATCGACGGGTTCTTTGGGCATGGGCAACGCCCCGACTTGTGCCAGAGCCAGCAAGTCCTCCATCATCGCCGTCATTCTTTCGCCCTGTTTTTCGATCTCAGACAGGGCCAGGCGCGCATTGCCGTCCAGCTGCTCGGCATGATTCCCCTTTAGAAACTCGGCAAAACCGATGATGGCGGCCAAGGGGGAGCGCAGGTCATGGGAAACGGTATAGACGAAGGCATCCAGCTCCCGCAGGGCCTCCTTCATTCTGGCTGCCGCCTGCTTGCGCTCGGTGATGTCGAGAAAGGTCACCACCGCACCGATCGTCTCCGGGCCCCGACGGATCGGGTAAGACCAGTATTCCACCGGGAAGCAGGTTCCGTCCGCCCGCCAGAGCAGCTCATCATCCACATGCAGACCCTCCTTCTGGCGAAAGGCTTGCAGGATGCGGCACTCCTCGGCGGGATAGGGTCCCCCGTCCGGGCGGTTGGGATGAATCAGGGCGTGGAGATTTTTCCCGAGCAGCTCCTTTTCGTCCCGATAGCCGAGAAGCCGCAGGGTCGCCGGATTGCAGAAGGTACATCTCCCCTCCGGATCGACACCGTAAATCGCTTCGGCGGTTGAGTTGAGAAGGAGATCGACCCGCTCCTTTTCCGCGCGCAGGGTCCGCTGGGCTCGGATGCGCAGGAGAACATCGACCAGCAGGAAAGCAACTAGCCCGGTCAGGAGCCCCAGCACGGTCCACAGCTGTCCTCGGCTCAACGCGTAGAAGGGGGGAGGCTCGTTGATGACCAGGCTCCCTTCCGGAAGCCGCTGCATGGAGATGCCGAACCGCTTCAGCTCCTGATAGTCAAACATGAACCTGTTGGCATCGGCGCCGGCCACCGGAATATCGTTGGGGTCTTCTCCCTGAAGGATGCGCAGTGCCTGCCGGGCGGCGAGCCGCCCCTGTTCCCGGCCGCCGATCAGCTTGCCACCGACGATGCCTTTTCCGAGAAAGAAATCCCAGAGGCTGTAGAGCGGGTCCGGGCAGGCATCTCTTATGATCTTGATGGCATCCGAATTGGGCAGGATTTCCCCGACCCGGTCGGAGACGGTGCCGTTGATAAAGACCAGTCGGCCTTCGGTGGAGTCTTCCAGGCGGCTGGTCAGTTCTTCCGCCGGCAGGTCATCCCAGAAGCTGAACCGGAGGCGCTCCTGGAAGGAGTGGACCATGCCGGCCAGCAGATTCCGGTTTTCCAGGTCGATCGC includes:
- a CDS encoding NAD-binding protein, which gives rise to MVKTIAGELAYFLRGRARQNLKVLVLYCAFLLAMILLYAVLFQHLMLRLEGREYSFIAGIYWVITVMTTLGFGDITFHSDPGYIFAGIVTLSGVLFLLILLPFGMVSLFLAPWIENRLRYRPAKGVPEGTSGHVVICGHDPVTRALIRKLQAHGIPFVIATAHYEEALRLEEEEGMQVVFGDPSEAEVLQKLRVETARCVIANLGDTENTNIILTVRSLCRTQIVTLVDEPEHAQFLRMAGANQVIPLKKILGRYLATRATTQGALAHVLDSFGKLVIAELPVHGTPFVGMRLAEARIREQTGLAVVGVWGRGSFAIPNRDTVLADGTVMVVVGTRDHLEALERLTGEKAEEDLVLILGHGRIGCSAAAFLDSRPVPFILIDRTANPDCTEHIAVLGDATSRTILKEAAIDQAKGLIVTTNDDGANIFLTLACRHLNPHIRIVARANREANVDELYAAGADFVVSNASVGANILMNILENKESIFLSEGMQVFRYTVPASLDGKTIATARIRSLTGSTVIALERGGQEEPTILPAPDAVLSQGMTLILIGSPEQEARCRETLH
- a CDS encoding DUF4911 domain-containing protein, yielding MNDSLVKRCFRLDRANIAYLRFILEGYDGLVFLRTLDPRAALVEVAYPASCREDAESLLAALVDECAMSESPWPPVGQFPSL
- the ald gene encoding alanine dehydrogenase — encoded protein: MKMIIAVPREIKTREYRIGMTPAGARTLVEDGHRVLVETGAGLGSGIDDAAYLTAGAEMVGSAAEVYGRGELVVKVKEPLPDEFALLRPGQILFTYLHLAPARELTRALLQRQVTGIAYETVERADGTLPLLNPMSEIAGRMAVQVGAHYLQKENGGKGVLLAGAPGVRPGRVVILGAGTVGSNAVRIAVGMGADVTVLDIDPGRLTFLDDHYGNRVHTVMSNSQNIEDEARDADLLIGAVLVAGARAPLLVSRETVAAMTAGSVIVDVAVDQGGCVATTRPTTHDDPVYVVDGVTHYGVANMPGAVSRTSTFALTNSTLPYVRKIAGLGLEKATAADEALRRGVSTHAGRLTSEPVAKALGIPWEPYPHEPEPPG
- a CDS encoding ATP-binding protein; the encoded protein is MRPILSFIPGDFPKAFFLLCLALLLASTHPLLLFGNDRTPEQKTIRHVLILHSYHPGDAWTDNVMAGMREVLDRQSGQIHLHVEYLDTQRNPNPAYFSDILDILLHYKLENRPFDLVLLSDSDALKVALKHRDDLFAGTPIVFCGVHAESLSMVSGYQDITGVVEHPSFRETIEAALRLHPGTKEIVVIGGTRTAIDLENRNLLAGMVHSFQERLRFSFWDDLPAEELTSRLEDSTEGRLVFINGTVSDRVGEILPNSDAIKIIRDACPDPLYSLWDFFLGKGIVGGKLIGGREQGRLAARQALRILQGEDPNDIPVAGADANRFMFDYQELKRFGISMQRLPEGSLVINEPPPFYALSRGQLWTVLGLLTGLVAFLLVDVLLRIRAQRTLRAEKERVDLLLNSTAEAIYGVDPEGRCTFCNPATLRLLGYRDEKELLGKNLHALIHPNRPDGGPYPAEECRILQAFRQKEGLHVDDELLWRADGTCFPVEYWSYPIRRGPETIGAVVTFLDITERKQAAARMKEALRELDAFVYTVSHDLRSPLAAIIGFAEFLKGNHAEQLDGNARLALSEIEKQGERMTAMMEDLLALAQVGALPMPKEPVDVDAVVQEVLRELGSKLACAGLVVTREALPPARVPRTLLTQVFSNLIGNAIHYAGRDGGPIGVGGEREGEKVRFFVRDRGPGIPEEERRSIFDVFYRGSTGRDVSGTGVGLATVQKIGRLYDGRAWVEETPGGGSTFWIEMTDSLSCSENAKKTPGGKPGGRAGNISLSGNQPALEEA